The Alteriqipengyuania halimionae genome contains a region encoding:
- a CDS encoding flagellar basal body-associated FliL family protein — MTTEITKAEEKAKTGEGEKTSRFSKKQKIIAATGAVLLFGGGMAAYLMGGDHAGSDTDGEHGDTSGEGTDVALVAVEPLLVNLRTNDGQARFLKLRILLAAESPDDVETIETKLPLIIDRYQPFLRELRPEDLAGSAAVYRLKEELILRAADAVGKGVVADVLIQDLIQQ, encoded by the coding sequence GTGACCACCGAGATCACCAAGGCCGAAGAGAAGGCCAAGACGGGCGAGGGCGAAAAGACCTCGCGCTTCTCGAAAAAGCAGAAAATCATCGCCGCCACGGGCGCGGTGCTGCTGTTTGGCGGCGGTATGGCGGCTTATCTGATGGGCGGCGATCACGCGGGTTCAGACACGGATGGCGAGCACGGCGATACCTCTGGCGAAGGCACTGACGTTGCGCTGGTCGCAGTCGAGCCGCTGCTGGTGAACTTGCGGACCAACGACGGTCAGGCCCGCTTTCTGAAGCTGCGCATTCTTCTTGCTGCAGAGTCTCCCGACGACGTGGAGACAATCGAAACCAAGCTTCCGCTGATCATCGATCGCTATCAGCCCTTCCTGCGCGAATTGCGCCCCGAAGACCTGGCCGGCTCGGCAGCCGTCTACCGGCTCAAGGAAGAACTGATCCTTCGTGCCGCCGATGCGGTGGGCAAAGGTGTTGTAGCCGATGTCCTCATACAGGACCTGATCCAGCAATGA
- the fliM gene encoding flagellar motor switch protein FliM produces MADDDFVDLDLPDPPAMDIPEDSTFDQASIDALFGDANADIQQKSGLRAVIESRVVSHGRLPMLEVVCERMVRSFATSMRNLTSDAIEVSLEDIASVRFGDFMNRVPLPSMLAVFRVPAWQDYGLVAVEANLIYAVVDALLGGRKGAAPRKIEGRGFTTIETTLVSKMIELVLREFSTAFEPIAPITMEMERIETSPRFAAIAGPTNVASAATFAVDMDGRGGNFTILLPFATLEPVRGKLSQRFMGEKLGGDTTWRDHMRTEILRTEVELCAVLGERDMRLADVHSLKVGQTIAFDVTPDDPFEVSCGGVPLARAQIGRQRNHVAIGIVETFAKGSPK; encoded by the coding sequence ATGGCCGACGACGACTTCGTGGACCTCGATCTTCCCGATCCGCCGGCGATGGATATACCGGAGGATTCGACGTTTGATCAGGCGAGCATCGACGCTCTGTTCGGAGACGCGAATGCGGATATCCAGCAAAAGAGTGGTCTGCGCGCGGTGATCGAATCGCGCGTCGTCAGCCATGGTAGGCTGCCGATGCTCGAAGTGGTGTGCGAACGCATGGTGCGCTCGTTCGCCACCAGCATGCGCAACCTCACATCGGACGCCATCGAGGTCTCCCTCGAAGATATTGCCTCCGTGCGGTTCGGAGACTTCATGAACCGTGTCCCGCTGCCTTCGATGCTGGCGGTGTTCAGGGTTCCCGCCTGGCAGGATTACGGCCTCGTCGCCGTGGAGGCGAATCTGATCTACGCAGTGGTCGATGCGCTGCTGGGCGGGCGCAAGGGCGCCGCCCCACGCAAGATCGAGGGACGCGGTTTCACCACGATCGAGACGACGCTGGTGTCGAAAATGATCGAACTGGTGCTGCGCGAATTCAGCACAGCGTTCGAGCCCATCGCCCCCATTACGATGGAGATGGAGCGGATCGAAACCAGTCCGCGCTTTGCCGCGATTGCCGGGCCTACGAACGTCGCTTCCGCGGCGACCTTTGCGGTCGACATGGATGGGCGGGGCGGCAATTTCACCATTCTCCTGCCCTTTGCCACGCTCGAGCCCGTGCGCGGCAAGCTATCGCAGCGTTTCATGGGCGAAAAGCTGGGCGGCGATACGACCTGGCGCGATCATATGCGCACCGAGATTCTCCGCACCGAAGTCGAGCTGTGCGCCGTTCTGGGTGAACGGGATATGCGGCTCGCCGACGTTCATTCACTGAAAGTGGGCCAGACGATCGCATTCGACGTGACGCCCGACGATCCGTTTGAAGTCAGCTGCGGCGGGGTGCCGCTTGCCCGGGCGCAG